Proteins from one Gimesia maris genomic window:
- the tnpC gene encoding IS66 family transposase, which yields MNQKRSSLPSDVQSCHDMIHQLGETVGEQQREVEQLKHFIERLLRQRFGARSEKIAPNQMSLFDEPEAAEEATDPEDDEPPPTAVSAHRRHGGGRNKLPDHLPRERVEHDLTESEKLCPCCNQTRQRIGEISHEQLEFIPASLKVIEHVRFKYACRECEEHVALAPVPARPIAKSFAGPGLLSTILVGKYSDHLPLYRHESILSRNGVQLSRSTMSRWVLETAELLQPLTDLMKSRVLQSSVVHTDDTTIPVQDQRLSRTRTGRFWVYCGDAAHPYSVYDFTPNRERAGPQAFLKHFRGYLQADAYAGYEELYRSGRIHQVLCWAHARRKFYDARTVQPEAAHRALLFIQQLYAIEREAGELKLDLSQPADCERWWQHRRQLRQDKALPILETFCDWLTETARSLLPKSPVAVAMQYLLSRWSGFTRYCAEGILSIDNNLAERTLRPCAIGRKNYLFVGSDRGGQAAAVHYSLMASCKANEVEPFAYLRDVLARITDHAADRLEELLPDQWLKHHPEAHRPRRR from the coding sequence ATGAACCAGAAACGATCTTCACTGCCGAGCGACGTCCAGTCCTGTCACGACATGATTCACCAGCTGGGTGAGACCGTGGGAGAGCAACAGCGGGAAGTCGAGCAGCTCAAACATTTCATTGAGCGGCTGCTGCGACAACGCTTTGGCGCTCGTTCCGAAAAGATCGCTCCCAATCAAATGAGCCTGTTTGACGAACCCGAGGCTGCCGAGGAAGCTACCGACCCCGAGGACGATGAACCTCCTCCCACGGCGGTTTCCGCACATCGCCGTCATGGTGGTGGCCGTAACAAGCTGCCCGATCATCTGCCCCGGGAACGGGTAGAACATGACCTGACCGAATCGGAAAAACTCTGTCCCTGCTGTAATCAGACGCGACAGCGGATCGGAGAAATCAGCCACGAACAGCTGGAATTCATACCTGCCAGCCTGAAAGTAATCGAGCACGTACGTTTCAAATACGCGTGCCGGGAGTGTGAAGAGCATGTGGCGCTGGCTCCAGTTCCTGCCCGGCCGATTGCCAAAAGCTTCGCCGGCCCCGGCTTGCTCTCGACGATCCTGGTGGGGAAATACTCAGATCATCTCCCCCTGTATCGTCATGAATCCATTCTCAGCCGGAATGGCGTACAGCTTTCGCGAAGCACGATGAGCCGCTGGGTACTGGAAACTGCGGAATTACTGCAACCGCTGACTGATCTGATGAAAAGTCGCGTTCTGCAATCCAGTGTCGTGCATACGGACGATACAACGATTCCCGTCCAGGACCAACGGCTTTCCCGCACGCGGACCGGCCGGTTCTGGGTTTACTGCGGCGATGCCGCGCACCCGTATTCGGTCTATGATTTCACCCCGAACCGGGAACGCGCCGGTCCCCAGGCGTTTTTAAAACACTTTCGCGGTTATCTGCAGGCTGACGCGTATGCCGGCTACGAAGAGCTGTACCGCTCGGGCAGAATTCATCAGGTTTTATGTTGGGCACATGCGCGACGCAAGTTTTACGATGCGCGGACCGTGCAGCCGGAAGCCGCACACCGGGCATTATTGTTTATCCAGCAGTTATACGCGATTGAACGGGAAGCCGGCGAATTGAAATTGGATCTGTCACAGCCGGCGGACTGTGAACGCTGGTGGCAACACCGCCGACAGTTGCGACAGGACAAGGCGTTACCGATTTTGGAAACGTTTTGCGACTGGTTGACGGAAACCGCGCGCAGTCTGTTACCGAAAAGTCCGGTGGCAGTCGCGATGCAATATCTGTTAAGCCGCTGGTCCGGGTTTACGCGGTATTGTGCAGAGGGCATTCTGTCGATTGACAACAATCTGGCCGAACGCACCTTGCGTCCCTGTGCTATCGGCCGGAAGAATTATCTGTTCGTCGGCAGTGACCGGGGCGGCCAAGCCGCCGCCGTGCACTACAGTCTGATGGCCAGTTGCAAAGCAAACGAGGTAGAACCGTTTGCCTATCTGCGCGATGTGTTGGCACGGATCACCGATCACGCCGCCGATCGTCTGGAAGAACTGCTGCCGGACCAATGGCTGAAGCATCACCCGGAAGCCCACCGTCCCCGACGACGCTGA
- a CDS encoding translocase produces the protein MANFITSLTNRIRGFLLTGENEVPALWWDMIDQIQSLRDAYHSQTDSQLFDEWHSLRYRVQSGESLTNLLPEAFAIVSEQMQRHLGLTPYPVQYLGAFAMHDGAIAEMQTGEGKTLTAALTLCLNALPEAGIHIATANDYLAERDAAWLSPVYHSLGMTVGVITSNSSSVERRDAYDCDITYGTAREFGFDYLRDLLSIPGQKMSINTRRQQLFGRQNDKTAKLLVNPRAPYMVIIDEADSILIDEARTPLIIGQQDSREERQMKSVCQWGAAHASRLTENEHYTDHGPQKGMELTEAGRRLVREMLMQEAAPSSLDTGTAYLASERALRVQNYFHNGREYVVRDGKVSIVDEFTGRIAEGRMWQNGIHQAIEAKEGLEITTPTKVGAQTTVQELFARYPRMAGMTGTAESAASELKKVFSTPVISIPTNRPSRRELYPEQIFLTAEEKWNAIVQETTDMHRQGRPVLIGTRSVNLSNELSALLLQAGLEHEVLHALNHENEAAIIKEAGQPGRITVATNMAGRGTDILLGEGVSERGGLHVICSEFHESARIDRQLTGRAARQGDPGSARVFLSLEDDILKNGLIPEDFSEFVAKYKAGNLDQKSLLRAFYQAQRRIEKRHEQQRIELVKRIQERREMLHKMGQHANLDAL, from the coding sequence GTGGCAAACTTTATCACCTCACTGACAAATCGAATTCGTGGTTTTCTGCTGACGGGCGAAAATGAAGTACCAGCTCTCTGGTGGGACATGATCGACCAGATCCAGAGCCTGCGGGACGCATACCATTCGCAGACTGATTCCCAGCTGTTTGATGAATGGCATTCCCTGCGTTACCGTGTTCAAAGTGGAGAATCACTGACGAATCTTCTACCGGAAGCATTTGCCATTGTCAGCGAACAGATGCAGCGGCACCTGGGGCTTACACCTTATCCAGTACAATATCTTGGTGCTTTCGCGATGCACGATGGTGCCATCGCTGAGATGCAGACCGGGGAAGGTAAAACTCTGACGGCGGCGCTGACACTCTGCCTGAATGCCTTACCCGAAGCAGGCATCCATATCGCGACGGCCAATGATTATCTGGCAGAACGCGATGCAGCCTGGCTGAGCCCCGTATATCACTCGCTGGGGATGACCGTGGGAGTGATCACTTCCAACTCATCTTCTGTCGAACGTCGTGATGCTTACGATTGTGACATCACTTATGGCACCGCGCGGGAATTCGGGTTTGATTACCTGCGCGATCTATTGAGTATTCCCGGCCAGAAAATGTCGATCAACACACGCCGCCAGCAGTTATTCGGGCGACAGAACGACAAAACAGCGAAGCTGCTGGTCAATCCGCGTGCACCCTATATGGTCATCATCGACGAAGCCGACAGTATTCTGATTGATGAAGCGCGAACGCCTCTGATTATCGGTCAGCAGGACAGTCGGGAAGAACGACAGATGAAGAGCGTCTGTCAATGGGGGGCTGCGCATGCATCGCGATTGACGGAAAACGAACACTACACCGACCATGGACCACAAAAGGGAATGGAACTGACAGAAGCAGGTCGACGTCTCGTCCGGGAAATGCTGATGCAGGAGGCTGCCCCCTCGTCGTTGGACACGGGTACCGCCTATCTTGCTTCTGAACGGGCACTGCGCGTGCAGAACTATTTCCATAATGGACGCGAATATGTCGTCCGGGATGGAAAGGTGTCAATCGTCGATGAATTCACCGGGCGTATCGCGGAAGGACGGATGTGGCAGAACGGGATCCACCAGGCAATTGAAGCCAAAGAAGGGCTGGAAATTACCACTCCCACCAAGGTCGGCGCCCAAACGACCGTGCAGGAACTGTTTGCCCGCTATCCTCGGATGGCAGGTATGACGGGTACTGCCGAATCCGCAGCCAGCGAACTGAAAAAAGTCTTCTCGACTCCCGTCATCAGCATTCCCACCAATCGCCCCTCCCGCCGTGAACTGTACCCGGAACAGATTTTTCTGACCGCGGAAGAAAAGTGGAACGCCATCGTACAGGAAACGACAGACATGCATCGCCAGGGCAGACCCGTCCTGATTGGAACACGCTCGGTGAATCTGTCGAATGAGCTTTCTGCACTGCTGCTGCAGGCCGGACTGGAGCATGAAGTACTCCATGCCTTAAATCATGAGAATGAGGCGGCTATTATCAAAGAGGCAGGCCAGCCGGGCCGGATCACTGTTGCGACCAACATGGCGGGACGCGGGACGGATATCCTGCTGGGTGAAGGTGTTTCCGAACGCGGTGGGCTGCATGTCATCTGTTCCGAGTTCCATGAATCGGCGCGAATTGACCGGCAGCTAACGGGCCGGGCCGCACGCCAGGGAGATCCGGGCAGTGCACGGGTTTTTCTTTCACTGGAAGATGACATTCTGAAGAACGGTCTGATACCAGAAGATTTCTCAGAATTTGTTGCAAAGTACAAAGCTGGCAATCTGGATCAGAAATCCTTACTGCGTGCATTTTACCAGGCACAGCGACGTATTGAAAAACGCCATGAACAGCAGCGAATTGAACTGGTCAAACGAATCCAGGAACGCCGCGAGATGCTGCATAAAATGGGGCAGCATGCGAACCTGGATGCACTTTAA
- a CDS encoding thioredoxin family protein — MSASRQIYLLLALSACCLLTMASPLHAGKYNPVLDAGDKAPTWDKLPATDGKSYSSASFQDKEVLVIAFTCNSCPYAVDYEGRLNQLAQKYSAKDSPVAVIAVNVNLVPADSLEKMKEQAAEKKFVFPYLFDESQKIGQEFGATRTPEFFVLNKERKVIYMGAMDDSTDASKVKQDYVSEAIAAALNGKQPKTSETIAIGCNVRYKRIRRKK, encoded by the coding sequence ATGTCTGCTTCACGACAGATCTATTTACTGCTGGCTCTCTCTGCCTGCTGTTTGTTGACAATGGCGTCTCCGCTCCATGCGGGAAAATATAATCCCGTACTGGACGCAGGTGATAAAGCGCCGACCTGGGACAAGCTGCCGGCGACGGATGGCAAATCGTACTCGAGTGCTTCTTTTCAGGATAAAGAGGTACTGGTCATCGCCTTCACCTGTAACAGCTGCCCTTATGCAGTGGATTATGAAGGTCGTCTCAACCAGTTGGCACAAAAGTATTCTGCCAAAGATTCTCCCGTGGCTGTGATCGCCGTGAATGTGAATCTGGTTCCCGCGGACAGCCTGGAAAAAATGAAAGAACAGGCGGCGGAAAAGAAATTCGTGTTTCCCTATCTGTTTGATGAAAGTCAGAAAATCGGGCAGGAATTCGGCGCCACACGGACACCGGAGTTTTTCGTATTAAACAAAGAGCGCAAGGTGATCTACATGGGCGCCATGGATGATTCCACCGATGCCAGTAAAGTCAAACAGGACTACGTTTCAGAGGCCATTGCAGCAGCGCTAAACGGGAAACAGCCGAAAACGTCGGAAACCATTGCGATCGGCTGTAATGTTCGTTACAAACGCATTCGCAGAAAAAAATGA
- a CDS encoding efflux RND transporter permease subunit, protein MTASKPHYIRRYLVTVVLLVLITPFLIYGAHKSVESMSIAPEKWAPDFMQSRQNYDRFSKDFESNDLILISWPGCTVDDPRLIEFEKQINASRTTEFGETHETLFDRIVSGAGTLNSLTAPPLKLPREEALERLQGVLVGKNLKDSCAVIILTYRGNELRAQSINHVLDVAEEVCQIPREEFHITGPPVDGVAIDQASIHSVNLFGALSAVLATVLCWFCIRSWMLTGTILLAGLFGQGLVLAMVYYMGYSLDAVLIITPSLVFVLTISAGVHLVNYYYDELFSTNAKSKEEAEAAVRNGFSKGWYPCLLAAVTTAVGLGSLMVSQISPIALFGLIASVGLLITLGVLLLLLPGAMQLWPPQQILKMNREGQTGHTPRYFTRISAWLENIPRLLEQYSAPVFLSLVLLMAVSAYGLLSIRSSVDVPSLFPPGSQVLSDYKFNEERMGPLIPVEVIIEFDKDCKKTFLQRLRIIDEIEQTIDNIDGYTGTMSAATFGPNPVEHNGFESIFRKVVTNKKLKENREAVISSVYLSDNGGRESWRISARVPALGKIDYGAALAQLKSTLQPALQEYEADGVHLTAYYTGIMPLIHTVQQLILQDLTWSFLTAFVLVALMIIIVQRSIVTGLLSMLPNIFPIVVVFGIMGWMDIPLDIGAVMTASVALGIAIDDTLHFLSWFRREKGLNQSSEQAVRSAMKHCGRAMIHTTFICGLGLLVFAFSDFIPTQRFAWMMLALLTTALIGDLLFLPAMLVQPFVKHLQFARERFPKGMEIRATTYSTE, encoded by the coding sequence ATGACAGCTTCAAAACCGCACTATATCCGTCGTTACCTCGTAACGGTTGTCTTACTCGTTCTCATTACGCCATTTCTGATTTATGGTGCCCACAAAAGCGTGGAAAGCATGTCGATTGCCCCGGAAAAGTGGGCTCCCGACTTCATGCAGTCCAGGCAGAATTACGATCGGTTCTCCAAAGATTTTGAGAGTAACGATCTGATTCTCATCAGCTGGCCCGGTTGTACCGTTGATGATCCGCGATTAATCGAATTTGAAAAACAGATTAACGCATCGCGGACGACCGAGTTCGGCGAAACCCATGAAACGCTCTTCGACCGCATCGTCAGTGGTGCCGGGACACTCAATTCGCTGACGGCGCCTCCTCTCAAACTGCCGCGCGAAGAAGCGCTGGAGCGGTTGCAGGGTGTACTCGTCGGGAAAAATCTCAAAGACAGTTGTGCCGTCATTATTTTAACTTATCGGGGGAACGAATTACGGGCCCAGTCGATTAATCATGTTCTGGATGTGGCGGAAGAAGTCTGCCAGATCCCCCGAGAAGAATTTCATATTACCGGACCTCCTGTGGACGGGGTCGCCATTGATCAGGCAAGTATCCATAGCGTCAACCTGTTTGGCGCCTTATCAGCAGTATTGGCCACGGTACTTTGCTGGTTCTGTATTCGTTCGTGGATGTTGACAGGCACGATTCTGCTGGCCGGTCTCTTCGGTCAGGGTCTGGTACTGGCGATGGTCTATTACATGGGGTATTCATTGGATGCCGTGCTGATCATTACGCCTTCACTGGTCTTTGTGCTCACCATTTCTGCCGGCGTGCACCTGGTGAATTACTACTATGACGAATTATTCTCCACGAACGCCAAATCAAAAGAGGAAGCAGAAGCTGCCGTCCGCAATGGATTTTCCAAAGGCTGGTATCCGTGCCTGCTGGCAGCAGTAACGACCGCAGTGGGTCTGGGATCCCTGATGGTCAGCCAGATCAGTCCGATCGCACTGTTTGGTCTGATCGCCTCCGTCGGATTACTGATCACGCTGGGAGTTCTGTTACTGTTGCTCCCGGGAGCCATGCAGCTCTGGCCGCCACAACAGATCTTGAAAATGAATCGCGAAGGACAGACCGGCCACACTCCCCGCTACTTTACTCGTATCTCAGCCTGGCTGGAAAACATTCCTCGCCTGTTAGAACAATATTCCGCCCCGGTCTTTCTCTCACTGGTGCTGTTGATGGCAGTTTCAGCATATGGACTGCTGTCGATTCGCTCCTCAGTCGATGTCCCCTCCCTGTTTCCACCCGGCAGCCAGGTGCTCAGCGATTATAAGTTTAACGAAGAACGCATGGGACCGCTGATTCCGGTCGAAGTGATCATTGAGTTTGATAAAGACTGCAAAAAAACATTTCTGCAGCGTTTGCGGATCATTGATGAGATTGAACAGACCATTGATAATATCGACGGTTATACCGGTACCATGTCGGCAGCGACATTTGGACCCAATCCGGTTGAGCATAACGGCTTCGAATCGATCTTTCGAAAAGTGGTGACAAATAAAAAATTAAAGGAAAATCGCGAAGCGGTAATCAGTTCCGTCTATCTGTCTGATAACGGCGGACGAGAATCATGGCGCATCAGCGCGCGTGTTCCCGCATTGGGAAAAATTGATTACGGGGCCGCCCTGGCGCAACTCAAATCAACATTACAGCCTGCATTGCAGGAGTATGAAGCGGATGGCGTGCACCTGACTGCGTACTACACGGGAATCATGCCGCTGATCCACACCGTACAACAGTTGATCTTACAGGATCTTACCTGGAGCTTTCTGACTGCGTTTGTGCTGGTGGCACTGATGATTATCATTGTCCAGCGCAGTATCGTGACCGGCCTGCTCAGCATGCTGCCTAACATTTTCCCGATCGTGGTTGTGTTCGGAATCATGGGCTGGATGGATATTCCCCTCGATATTGGTGCCGTCATGACAGCCAGTGTCGCGCTGGGAATTGCCATCGACGACACACTGCATTTCCTCTCATGGTTCCGTCGTGAAAAAGGACTGAATCAAAGCAGCGAACAGGCTGTTCGCTCAGCGATGAAGCACTGCGGACGCGCGATGATTCATACCACTTTTATCTGTGGACTGGGTCTACTGGTGTTTGCCTTCAGCGATTTCATTCCGACTCAACGCTTTGCCTGGATGATGCTGGCTCTGCTCACGACGGCATTGATTGGTGATTTGCTCTTCCTGCCGGCCATGCTGGTGCAGCCATTTGTGAAACACCTGCAGTTTGCCAGAGAGCGATTTCCCAAAGGAATGGAAATCAGAGCGACCACTTATTCCACAGAGTGA
- a CDS encoding DNA-methyltransferase, translating into MTKINQIHIQDCIAGMQELEAESIDLAFADPPFNIGYEYDQYEDRLESEQYLDWCNLWLKEVVRLLKPDGTFWLAIGDEYAAELKVMMQRELGLTCRSWVIWYYTFGVNCKNKFSRSHAHLFYMVKDPKQFTFNADDPAIRIPSARQLVYGDKRANPKGRLPDDTWILRPQDIPESFQSEEDTWYFPRINGTFKERQGWHGCQMPEQLLGRIIRACSHPEEVVLDPFSGSGTTLAVAKKLERQFVGFELSEEYGARAQQRLAEIKPGQPLDGTENPLVSAPTTKNGRRLKDRQQKSSTSKQASPRK; encoded by the coding sequence ATGACAAAAATCAATCAGATACACATTCAGGACTGCATCGCAGGCATGCAGGAACTGGAAGCGGAGTCGATCGATCTGGCATTTGCGGATCCTCCGTTCAACATCGGTTACGAATACGATCAGTACGAAGATCGGCTGGAGAGTGAACAGTATCTGGACTGGTGCAATCTCTGGCTGAAAGAAGTAGTAAGGCTGTTGAAGCCGGACGGCACATTCTGGCTGGCGATTGGGGATGAGTACGCCGCTGAGCTGAAAGTCATGATGCAGCGTGAACTGGGACTGACCTGTCGCAGCTGGGTGATCTGGTATTATACCTTTGGTGTGAACTGCAAAAACAAATTCAGCCGCTCACATGCACACCTGTTTTATATGGTAAAAGATCCAAAGCAGTTTACTTTCAATGCAGACGATCCGGCAATTCGTATTCCCTCTGCGCGACAGTTGGTCTACGGCGATAAACGTGCCAATCCGAAAGGCCGCCTGCCCGACGACACCTGGATCTTAAGGCCACAAGACATCCCCGAGAGTTTCCAGTCGGAGGAAGATACGTGGTACTTCCCCCGGATCAACGGGACGTTTAAAGAGCGACAGGGCTGGCATGGTTGCCAGATGCCCGAGCAACTGCTGGGACGAATTATTCGTGCCTGTTCTCATCCTGAAGAAGTTGTACTCGATCCCTTTTCGGGGAGTGGCACTACGCTGGCGGTTGCGAAGAAACTGGAGCGACAGTTTGTGGGCTTCGAACTTTCCGAAGAGTATGGTGCGCGGGCGCAGCAGCGACTGGCTGAGATCAAGCCCGGTCAGCCTCTGGACGGCACAGAAAACCCCCTGGTCAGTGCACCGACGACGAAAAATGGAAGACGTCTGAAAGACCGTCAGCAGAAATCATCCACATCCAAACAGGCCTCTCCCCGCAAATAA
- a CDS encoding Ldh family oxidoreductase: MSSDHFAPPQDRSQEVQIPLGPLKELLVKLFVRMGMFEVEAEIAADRLIEADLRGIHSHGSRTAERYLDSMDMGDIDPRAQILTLKETPAIAVLDGSKSMGHVAATRAMELAIKKAGEVGTGTVVVKNSHHFGAAAVYVLMAVKAGMIGYCTTNTGRATVAAHGSTQGATANNAIAWGVPTREGAPFVLDMACAKTSWGKLETQAMYGLPVPPGYALDNEGKETTDSSTVKTLLPAAGPRGYGLAMVSSILTGALAGGKLPINKTKPPEIEGSEHFFYVIDLKQFVEEEHFHAELDSAIKAIHQLSTVNENEPVRLPGELEWEQTQRSLSEGLLVHRDHANLLKELAERVRFDVPW; the protein is encoded by the coding sequence ATGTCGTCGGATCATTTTGCACCGCCTCAGGATCGATCCCAGGAAGTTCAGATTCCCCTGGGCCCCCTGAAAGAACTGCTAGTCAAGCTGTTTGTTCGCATGGGGATGTTTGAGGTCGAAGCGGAAATCGCTGCCGACCGGTTGATTGAAGCCGACCTGCGCGGCATTCATTCGCACGGCAGTCGTACAGCCGAACGCTATCTGGATTCGATGGACATGGGTGACATCGACCCCCGGGCCCAGATTCTGACCCTGAAAGAAACGCCGGCCATCGCAGTCCTGGACGGCAGCAAGTCGATGGGACACGTCGCAGCGACTCGGGCGATGGAACTGGCGATTAAAAAAGCGGGGGAAGTCGGCACGGGAACGGTTGTTGTTAAAAACAGCCATCATTTTGGAGCTGCCGCCGTGTATGTTCTAATGGCAGTGAAAGCAGGCATGATCGGATACTGCACTACCAACACAGGCAGAGCCACTGTGGCCGCCCACGGGAGTACGCAGGGCGCCACCGCCAACAATGCGATTGCCTGGGGCGTGCCGACACGTGAAGGCGCACCATTTGTCCTGGATATGGCCTGCGCAAAAACATCCTGGGGTAAACTGGAAACGCAGGCCATGTATGGTCTGCCGGTCCCCCCCGGCTATGCCCTGGACAACGAAGGTAAAGAAACGACCGACTCTTCGACTGTCAAAACCCTGCTGCCCGCAGCCGGTCCACGCGGTTATGGTCTGGCGATGGTCAGTTCAATTCTGACAGGCGCACTGGCCGGCGGGAAACTGCCGATCAATAAAACCAAACCGCCGGAAATCGAAGGCTCAGAACATTTCTTCTATGTGATCGACCTGAAACAATTTGTTGAGGAAGAGCATTTCCATGCTGAGCTGGATTCCGCGATTAAAGCGATTCATCAGCTGAGTACGGTCAACGAAAATGAGCCGGTCCGTCTGCCGGGAGAACTGGAATGGGAACAGACTCAGCGTTCCTTAAGTGAAGGACTGCTGGTACACCGCGACCATGCAAATCTGCTGAAGGAGCTGGCAGAGCGAGTTCGTTTCGACGTCCCCTGGTAA
- a CDS encoding DUF1559 domain-containing protein, with protein sequence MNSPNKSKRGFTLIELLVVIAIIAILIALLLPAVQQAREAARRSTCKNNMKQIGLALHNYHETYSAFPVGALHGNRPNWRYGLLPSMDQAPLFNQLNVSGHWASGCNSSSSYGQQASNTNLIIVGMKIPVFQCPSSPLDPNNPSGSMCNYDRLQCHDYVGISGATPDPAGRSNVCSTAADYGVYCNNGLLVPGKNYRFRDVTDGTSNTIIVAEQSGSVSGNDWRTNYHGGWRGWSSSGDVVTRTGAHHVAGVTTVAFSINAKSGQAGGSTVPRSNSAYSGNTILNSYHTGGIHVLLADGGVRFVSENLDFLTLRQLCVRDDGQVIGEF encoded by the coding sequence ATGAACTCGCCAAACAAATCAAAACGAGGATTTACCTTAATTGAGCTGCTGGTCGTTATCGCTATTATCGCCATTCTGATCGCGCTGTTACTTCCTGCAGTGCAACAGGCCCGGGAAGCGGCAAGGCGGAGCACCTGTAAAAATAACATGAAGCAGATCGGACTCGCATTACATAATTATCACGAAACTTACAGTGCATTTCCCGTTGGCGCTCTTCATGGTAACCGTCCCAACTGGCGCTATGGCTTACTCCCCAGTATGGATCAGGCCCCTCTTTTCAATCAGTTGAATGTTTCCGGTCACTGGGCTTCCGGCTGTAATTCCTCGAGCTCATACGGCCAACAGGCCAGCAATACGAATCTGATTATTGTCGGAATGAAAATTCCTGTCTTTCAGTGTCCTTCCAGTCCACTGGACCCGAACAATCCCTCAGGCAGCATGTGCAATTACGATCGACTGCAGTGCCATGATTATGTCGGCATCAGCGGGGCAACCCCTGACCCCGCCGGTCGCTCCAATGTCTGTTCTACCGCTGCTGATTATGGCGTGTATTGCAATAACGGATTACTGGTCCCCGGCAAGAACTATCGTTTTCGCGATGTAACAGACGGCACATCGAACACGATCATCGTTGCAGAACAATCCGGAAGCGTTTCCGGAAATGACTGGCGTACCAACTATCATGGCGGCTGGCGCGGCTGGTCTTCTTCAGGCGATGTTGTAACCCGAACCGGTGCGCATCACGTGGCAGGTGTGACCACGGTTGCCTTTTCCATCAACGCGAAATCAGGCCAGGCCGGCGGCAGTACAGTCCCCCGCTCAAACAGTGCCTACTCCGGAAATACGATTCTCAACTCCTATCACACCGGCGGAATTCATGTACTGCTGGCAGATGGAGGTGTCCGCTTTGTCTCCGAGAATCTTGACTTTCTGACGCTGCGACAACTTTGTGTCCGTGATGATGGACAGGTCATCGGAGAATTCTAG
- the tnpA gene encoding IS66 family insertion sequence element accessory protein TnpA, producing the protein MPISQPTQRADQRRNPDREAFWRQTISDRLQSGLSIRAFCEREGLSEPTYHYWRRELKKRDAENTVATSFLPIEVPRQPLPTPIEIVFSHGTTVRVGNGCDQTTLETVLAALEQRAC; encoded by the coding sequence ATGCCCATATCCCAGCCAACACAACGTGCCGATCAGCGGCGGAACCCGGACCGCGAAGCGTTCTGGCGACAAACAATTTCAGACAGGCTGCAGTCCGGACTTTCGATCCGTGCCTTCTGTGAGCGTGAGGGATTGAGCGAACCAACTTACCACTACTGGCGGCGGGAGCTGAAAAAACGCGATGCCGAGAACACAGTTGCAACATCCTTCCTGCCCATCGAGGTCCCTCGCCAGCCGCTTCCCACACCGATTGAAATCGTGTTCTCACACGGCACCACCGTTCGCGTTGGAAACGGCTGTGATCAAACCACGCTCGAAACCGTGCTCGCCGCGCTGGAGCAGCGCGCATGCTGA
- the tnpB gene encoding IS66 family insertion sequence element accessory protein TnpB (TnpB, as the term is used for proteins encoded by IS66 family insertion elements, is considered an accessory protein, since TnpC, encoded by a neighboring gene, is a DDE family transposase.), with amino-acid sequence MLNLPARIYFCTVPTDMRKSFDGLMRMTEAYLQQNVLDGGLFVFLNKKQDRIKLLYWDHDGLAIWYKRLEAGTYQRLSGPEGTHGLSLKSTDLALLLQGIDLTSVQRRKRYQISQKVST; translated from the coding sequence ATGCTGAATCTCCCGGCCCGAATTTATTTCTGCACGGTGCCCACTGATATGCGTAAAAGTTTTGACGGGCTGATGCGGATGACCGAAGCCTACCTACAGCAAAACGTACTCGACGGGGGACTGTTTGTATTTCTCAACAAAAAACAGGATCGAATCAAGCTGCTCTACTGGGACCACGATGGCCTGGCTATCTGGTACAAACGCCTGGAAGCGGGCACGTACCAGCGTCTCTCCGGCCCGGAAGGCACACACGGCCTATCTCTTAAATCTACCGATCTGGCGCTACTGCTGCAGGGCATCGACCTGACCAGCGTGCAGCGCAGAAAACGCTATCAGATTTCGCAAAAAGTATCGACTTAA